The genomic window TTTATTTAATAGCAAGTAAACATGTTTGTCATTTCAACATTACATTCTGATATTTCATTTATCTCCATGTGAGTTCTAAACTGTGGCTTTATTTGGGAAATATTACTAAaacacatagttttttttttctgttcaaagaGAGATTTGAGAATGGAGTATAGATCAAGTATAGATATAGATTTAAAATCTGTGATTAGGGTTGCAACAGGGTGGAAACTTTCTGGAAAATTCTAAAAATCCctgaatattaaaacatttactggaAATTTGCCATCGTTTTGCATCCCTAACTGTAATATGTAACGCAATTAAtcactattaaatattttacttgatTGACAGGATAACTGAGGcacaagtgaagtgaagtgaagcaACAAGAAATCAACTAAAACGAACAAATCGGGGAAAATGGATCAAACAATGCGCCATGCCATGTATTATTTCTGGAATGATTTCACAGTCACATAAACTACCACGTTGACATTTAACATGTCATTAAATGTGGAAACTAAGCACCATTTTGGACAAAAACAAGGCTCAAGTAAGTCAACTCGGCTGCTCCATGTCAATCCATTCACTGCTCTGTggaaaaacagaaagttaaattTCCACACGACTCCGAAAAGCCAAGAAGCCCACGACAAGATTGTTTCCAATTTGTCTTTATAGTACCATGCTACTTATAATTCAGACTCATTTACACTTCTGGTAAAGTGGATCAGATGATGCTTGATCGAACTGTCACCTAAAAGAATCTGTCATGGACGGCTGGCCTTTCAGGACGGCAGGCTATTTCAACCAGACGGGATGCATCATTAACCAAGAAAGAAGAGGTGGCAAGAGTGGAATTCAAGAGTTCAAGGAAAACCAAATGTATGGTACTTATTAATCAACCTTATTTCCTGTAAACCTAGACAGGTATACTATAGTTAGGGAGAGTAACAAACACTAAAAATGACTGCACAATTGATGACAAATCTAAGACGAACACGCTCACTCTGGCATCCATAAAGAGTCTCATCCATCTGGCCAGCAGCATATGCTGTGACGTGTGTCAGTGACTGCTCTGCTGAGAAAACGATGGAGAGCAGATCAATCAGGGGACCGGGAGACCCCAAACCTTCACCCTGTCAGCAGAGGAAGATGGAGCAGCTAGACTCAGGTGCAGGGAACCCACCTTCTGTCTGGAGAAACAGGACCACTGATAATGAGCTCATATTGTATGATAAACACAATCTGCTGGTACTTGTGCTCAGTTAGTCTGATGGTGCTCTAAATCAATCCATGCTTTAGGTTGGGTCATGTGTTTTAAGTCTGATTTAACACATGACTTGTACTCTTTATCTATCAAGACGGGTTCACAAGTCTCTGAAGTTTCAAGTCTCTGGTCAAGAGCCAAGTCAAGTCTATAGACTTTCAAGACCGGCCGGTTGCATAAACATAGCCACTCTTAGCAGTTAGCCAAGAGACAATCAGTCTCATTTTCCTGACTTTGAACAGTTATGACCAGTCTAGAAGAAAACACATTAGATGGCTaactttttaagactagtctaagcagttAATTCAACCGGCTACCAGATCTAAGTCAAGTCTTTGGTAGCAATTTAGTTCtcaaatatattttgtcatgctGCAGTTTATGAAGTAAATTGGTTTCACTCTGActtgaaacacacaaacacactacggctgaaaagtttgaggttggtaacatttctttatgtttttgctcaccaaggctagtaaatagtaatatattctgATGTTTCTTAACGTTAACCTAAACGCTTATTTACTGCGAGCATCATCCGTGCTTTAGTATGTGTGCAAAGTTATGTTAGTAAACAGTGTGCAGCAGCATCTGCCATTCATTCACTGTATCTCCGCCATGATAAGAGCTGAATGAATGACAAGCTCTCCGTTGTAACATCAGATAAATAAGGGTAACATCTAGTAGAGAAGAGCAATGATACGATTCACATTTATCAGATCTTGTTTTAAATGCGTGTTGAAATAAATATCGGAAAAGATGGATTTGAGGCTTTTGAGAAACAATATCGAATCGACgtcatttaaaaaattatgaatcgAAATACTGTTTTTTTCCCCAGGACTAGTGTGTTTTTGGGtgtaaaacataatataaaaaattattttctttctttgataaatttaatgttcaaaagaacagtatttgtttgaaaaattaaactttgtaacattattaatgtttgtaaatgtaagGTAAATCGACTGTAAATAACAGTATAAATAACAATAGACATTTGTACGCCAAAGAAGaaagcaaattttttttaaaaaaaaaagatcccggatttcatcaaaaaaatcttaatttgtggtctgaagatgaacgagggtcttatgggtttgggacGAGATGaaggtgagtgattaatgacataatttgaattattgggtgaactaaccctgaactaagttaatttttttccccatcaAGTCAGAGGTTCCCTGATTACACACTAGTTCTCAGATTAACCTAAATCCACATTAAAAACATATTCTGTAAGATATGCACAAAAAGAGCAACCACATAATGGCTTTCACTCCAAATGCAtgtttgaatataaaaataattttctgtggtAATCGACAACGTGTTATTAAAACATCTTAACTCAGTCTTAACTAATATCCTTTCAACTAAAGCAGTCAAAACCCAGTCACAGATCAAAGCATCATCTGCAGGACACAGTCGTTACATCAGAGTGAAACTGATCCTGACCTTCACCAGCAGCTCTAGAGTAGCACAATACATCTCTCTGAAACATTTCTTTTGAATGATGTCCGGCCCAGATCATAAAAATGCCACTGGGGAAAGAAGGCCACAATGGAAACAGGCTATAAATTCAATGAAGGATGCAAGTTGGAAGCGTGAGGGCAGCGCTCCTTGACTTTGAGACACTTCTGTCACAAATCTGTTTCTTCCCTGCTCTCAGCGTTCAATTACCATTGCTTCATCGTTAGACAAGTGACCTGCTTCAGACCAGATGACTTCATTTCAGGAGTAACCTCGTTGCCAGCGAGTGGGACCGTTTTCATTCATCTGCACTGGGTTAGGTTTAGTGCTTTGTAAACTTGGGTCAATTAGACATGACTTAAGTATTGAAGAAAGACCAGAGTACGTTTCAGATTCTGACAAATGTGCTTTGAGTGTtagtgttatattttttatttgaatctcGCAATGACCATATCCACAGCATTGTGCATAATTATTTTTCCCCAGTAATTCGCTATATTAATTTTACCTCATTTTTTTAGCGTTTGTGTGTGATGAGCCACTCCGGGATCTTTGCAGGACAAGCGTAACAACACTTTCCTCGCGTAATATCCCTCCCTTCTCTCCTCCTACACAATTAGGTGTGAACAGCACTTGTCCTTCAGACGACACTCGACTGCTTTAGAGAAAAGTGGTGGACGAAACTGGGAGGATGTTTTATATCAAGCAAACGTGTGTGAAGTCAAGgagtaaacaatataaaaaacagaATAAAGTCAATCGACTtggcatttcacacacacaaaaaaacgtcAAAATGTTTGAGAGCAGCACAAGAATATAACACTGAGAGCAGTGGAGAAGCACGAGCACAACATAGAGGTGTCTGATCAGGGAAATCCTAAAAAAGATCAAATGCAGCGGGCGAATGTGAGGGACGCAGAGAGACACCCATCTGCTCCATGACTTCACCAGTAAGTCTGGGTAAGACGGTGCACCTTCTTTGAGAAAGACTACAGGCTAAAAGCATCTGTAAGTGACATTCTGCTCCTTGACATGGAAGAGCGAAACATGCAAACTTCAGCTGAGACGGAAGAAAAACTGCTGCTGTTCGACACTGTAGTCGTGTTTTTATTATCTAAGGATGTCTTTACGCTTTACAGCACAAGGATATTCCATCTGTAGGGATGCACCAGACGTAATTAAGaactttaaagagagagagagagagagagagagagagagagagagagagagggagtctCTTCAGACACTGTCCTGCATTGCAGAGAGTAGAGTCATCAGATCAAAGACCAAAGCTCTTTTGGTCTCCAGATAATACGGAATGTTTTCAAAAaaagagatggggggggggggggatcattTGTTGGATCTTATTTAAATGCTGTCATTAGGTTCAAGGAAGAAAGGAAAGTTGAATTATACTAAGAGAAAGGATCATTTAATATTTGGTtagcatttaataaatattttgttaaattaagaCATAATTGGATATTAAGAACAAATAGCGAGGCTAATTAAAAAGACTAATTATGTCATGTTGAATATGCtataaaaagattataaaataaaaatgtgaaattagaTGATTGTcactttattttcaaaatgtttgtcaGTTGTTCTGAGATGTAAAACtgtttagtaaaaataaaaaataaaaatctccaaACCTCTTTATTTTTGCAAATTCTGGAAATAAACTCAAAGGCAAactgattaaaattaaatgtttaaaattttaacttaacattttgctaaatccaaaaataacagtaattaaaagattaactgattAATTTGCTTAATTATTGCAAATTAATTCACGCTTGTAACAATTAACTTGACTTCAAACAGTTTGATGTGATGTGTTTAAACTGTGGGCCTGGGTTAGATGCACCAAATTAAAgtgcaagtttttattttattattacttttaataataataattattataatgcatcTATGGAATAGTAATGTTTTACTGCTTTATGCATATCTGTAAGCTGTTAGCCCTGTGGTCAAGAATAGAAAAGGCTGGGTAAAAGTGTGTAAATCtagattcaaattaaattaaattaatatttagtgcTGTAATTAAGGAGCAAGTATTCAAATTTTCTAGAAAAAGTTTCaggcaggttaaaaaaaaatccacaatatTAGAGCAACACACGATTCATTTAATGTGTAGCTTTCTATAATTAACTTAAATCACTTCATATCTTAACCAATACAGAACAAAGTCATGCAAAGACAAAGCATAAGATGACCTGCAAAATACCTGCTGGACGCTCTTTTATTCCAAAACAAACGTCTTATTTTTAgaacttaaattaaattttaattaaaatgcattccaatCACATGTCtgtataaatatttcaattaaattaaacaccGTAAAGTTTATTAAACGAAAGACATTCGCTCAGCGTGATTCTAACAAGCAAGCGATACATAAAACAGATGggcttaacaacaacaacaaaaaagcacacgaacacaaaaaggaaaaggaaattaCGTGCACCAAAAGACTACGAACAAAAACTAACGAAGTAAaccaatacttttttttctttaaataaaatgaaagaaaatctacGAATTCAGCTGTaactgtaagaaaaataaatgtcatgccaactttattttatatgcgctttatattataaaaaataataatatattaagtgCATGCATAAATTCAATCATAAATGCATTCTGTAAATAACACATGTGCCATCTAATTACAATAACACCGAACAATATCAGTCTCTAAAAAGTTTCATAACGTTCTTAATTTTCATGACCATGGGCGCTATGAAATTAAACATAAAACTCTATCTAGGTTTAAACGCTGTCATTTGGCCTTTGAATGCGTTGCAAATTAACTACAAAAAGACTGAAGAATCAAAAAACAGATCGACCAATCTGGATCAGCATGTTTTTGGTATTATCACAAAATTATAAAAGCAACATCTCCACTAGCAAGCGACCAGGAGCGCGCGCGCACAACAGACACAAGTTTGATCGGTTTAAAGCAGTGTCCAGCTTTTTGATTATAAAATGAAGTTGCGGTGGACGAATGCAACAGTTTACAGTagcaaaaatacaaatcaaatcaaTTAGCATACAGTATTTAAAAACCATAACTGAgttctgtgtaaaaataaataaaacacacctaAAAAACATGCAtccaaaaattagattttttatttcacacaGTTAAATAAGCTCCCAACATGTCATATCGTTTTTATTGTATAGGTTGAATTAAGTAAAGGCTTATGGGTTAAATGCCGTCTGCGCTCGAGCGCTGGATGTACGGGAGGAGAGAGTCTCTTCAGCGATTGGCCAACTGTGTGACAGCTCCCCCGCTGATTGGCCGGGAACCGATGCCCGTCCCCTTTTCGCTCCAGCTAGAGGACCATTCATAAACTAAACAATTCCAACACTCAAGGAGTCTGAACAACTGCACACTGGCGCACAGTTTTCACGCGCAAACACAAGTGAGAGATGATGACGTGACGCACGGAGATTTATCCTGCAGCTGATACTGGCGTAAAAACTTTTCAAGTCGCACTGCGTTGCATCCATCCGTTTCCTGGTCCAAACTTGACGTCTATCCGCTGTGGGCGCAAACttcatcacttttttttcttcttcttcatcttttaCTTTGCTGGGAGTTGTGCCTCTGGCTTCATCGGTAAGCATTGGATCCATCGGCGTACTGCGAAACCCCGGTCTACAGTCCGGATCTGTGCCCAAATATGATTGCAACGCAAGCAAAGCTGGTTTACCAGCTCAATAAATATTACAACGAAAGAAGTCAGGCGCGCAAAGCGGCCATCGCCAAAACCATCCGAGAGGTGTGTAAGGTGGTGTCGGACGTGCTGAAGGAGGTGGAGGTCCAGGAGCCCCGCTTCATCAGCTCCCTGAGCGAGATAGACGCGCGCTATGAGGGCATGGAGGTCATCGCACCCAACGAGTTCGAGGTCGTGCTTTACCTGAATCAGATGGGAGTCTTTAACTTCGTGGATGACGGCTCTCTCCCGGGCTGCGCGGTGCTCAAACTCAGCGACGGCCGTAAGAGGAGCATGTCCCTGTGGGTGGAGTTCATCACCGCCTCCGGTTATCTGTCGGCGCGGAAGATCCGCTCCCGCTTCCAGACGCTGGTGGCCCAGGCCGTGGATAAATGCAGCTACCGGGACGTGGTTAAGATGGTAGCGGACACGAGCGAAGTGAAACTGCGCATTCGGGAGAGATACGTGGTGCAAATAACCCCGGCCTTCAAGTGCACGGGTATCTGGCCTAGAAGTGCCGCTCAGTGGCCCATGCCTCACATCCCGTGGCCCGGGCCGAACCGGGTGGCGGAGGTGAAAGCAGAGGGGTTTAACCTCCTCTCTAAAGAGTGCTACTCGTTAACGGGCAAACAGAGCTCGGCGGAAAGCGACGCTTGGGTCTTGCAGTTCGCCGAGGCCGAGAACAGGCTTCTGATGTCGGGCTGTAGAAAGAAATGTCTCTCTATTTTAAAGACTCTCCGTGACCGACACCTCGAGCTACCGGGACAGCCGCTCAATAACTACCACATGAAGACCCTGCTGCTGTACGAGTGCGAGAAACACCCGCGGGAGACCGACTGGGACGAGTCGTGCCTCGGTGACCGTCTGAACGGTATTCTGCTGCAGCTCATCTCCTGTCTGCAGTGCCGCCGGTGCCCACATTACTTCTTACCCAATCTAGACCTGTTTCAGGGCAAACCACACTCAGGCCTGGAGACAGCGGCCAAACAGACCTGGAGACTGGCGAGAGAAATCCTCACCAACGCGAAAAGTTTGGATAAACTGTGAGATGCACAAAGGAAGACGTTTATTTTATTTCGGAGAATAACGAACGCTTGAGATCGAAACACTGAAAGTGGAGAGAATGTGATCGTGATGGTGCTCTCCGCGTAATGAAACCAAGAACATGAtgagattaaaataaaacacgCCGAAGCATTAGCCCAGGCTCAAACGGGACACTGCAGGAGAGACACACGAAGGTACATTTT from Carassius auratus strain Wakin chromosome 1, ASM336829v1, whole genome shotgun sequence includes these protein-coding regions:
- the LOC113107841 gene encoding protein mab-21-like 2, which encodes MIATQAKLVYQLNKYYNERSQARKAAIAKTIREVCKVVSDVLKEVEVQEPRFISSLSEIDARYEGMEVIAPNEFEVVLYLNQMGVFNFVDDGSLPGCAVLKLSDGRKRSMSLWVEFITASGYLSARKIRSRFQTLVAQAVDKCSYRDVVKMVADTSEVKLRIRERYVVQITPAFKCTGIWPRSAAQWPMPHIPWPGPNRVAEVKAEGFNLLSKECYSLTGKQSSAESDAWVLQFAEAENRLLMSGCRKKCLSILKTLRDRHLELPGQPLNNYHMKTLLLYECEKHPRETDWDESCLGDRLNGILLQLISCLQCRRCPHYFLPNLDLFQGKPHSGLETAAKQTWRLAREILTNAKSLDKL